A stretch of the Panthera uncia isolate 11264 chromosome E2 unlocalized genomic scaffold, Puncia_PCG_1.0 HiC_scaffold_20, whole genome shotgun sequence genome encodes the following:
- the FHOD1 gene encoding FH1/FH2 domain-containing protein 1 isoform X1 — protein sequence MAGEEDRGDGDPVSAVTVRVQYLEDTDPFACANFPEPRRAPTCSLDGALPLSTQIPALHRLLAAPLKLEDCALQVSPSGYYLDPELSLEEQREMLEGFYEEISKGRKPTLILRTQLSVRVNAILEKLYGSSGPELRRSLFSLKQIFQEDKDLVPEFVHSEGLSCLIRVGAAADHNYQTYILRALGQLMLFVDGMLGVVAHSETVQWLYTLCASMSRLVVKTALKLLLVFVEYSENNAPLLIHAVSSVASSTGSLPWANLVSILEEKNGADPELLVYTVTLINKTLAALPDQDTFYDVTDALEQQGMEALVQRHLGTSGTDVDLRTQLVLYENALRLEDGDIDEAAAGGRRERRKPSSEEGKRSRRSLEGGSCPLRSTEPGPTGPVSSRAGPASQTGPTSSPSDLASTVISTYSTGPALSTSLNSSLVGPASGLLTSVNLFPAISVGPSADSSCERSIYKARFLENVAAAETEKQAALAQGRAETLAEAMLDEADGHPDTRELWGSPEPGPAPRTPQSPAPRSLLRAQRSLEPEPKEPLAPPSPKAEPIQEFPIRVPKLCIGDLDFSDLGEDEDEDMLNMETVEAGKGVPPPPPPLPVLSGGGPPPPPPPPPPIKGTLPPPPPPTTPLPPSAPDGLALPTKRKTVKLFWRELKLAGGHEGSGSRFGPCPTLWASLEPVSVDTARLEHLFESRAKDVLPSKKAGEGRRTMTTVLDPKRSNAINIGLTTLPPVHVIKAALLNFDEFAVSKDGIEKLLTMMPTEEERQKIEEAQLANPDIPLGPAENFLMTLASIGGLAARLQLWAFKLDYDSMEREIAEPLFDLKVGMEQLVQNATFRCILATLLAVGNFLNGSQSSGFELSYLEKVSEVKDTVRRQSLLHHLCSLVLQTRPDSSDLYSEIPALTRCAKVDFEQLTENLGQLEHRSRAAEESLRNLAKHELAPALRARLTHFLAQCGRRVAMLRVVHRRVCNRFHAFLLYLGYTAQAAREVRIMQFCHTLREFALEYRTCRERVLQQQQKRATYRERNKTRGRMITEVGTFSRFGLPPPWFPSPAPSSPFSPLQTEKFSGVAGEVPSNPSVPVAVGSGPGRGDADSHASMKSLLTSKLEDTTHGRRSRGMVQSTSPVMPTAMGPSNAPPEEPPVSNLPSDTSDEIMDLLVQSVTKSSPRALAARERKRSRGNRKSLRRTLKSGLGEDLVQALGLSKGPGLEV from the exons ATGGCGGGCGAGGAAGACCGCGGAGATGGGGACCCGGTATCAGCGGTGACCGTGCGGGTGCAGTACTTGGAGGACACCGACCCCTTCGCATGTGCCAACTTCCCGGAGCCGCGCCGAGCCCCCACCTGTAGCCTGGACGGGGCACTGCCCCTGAGTACGCAGATACCCGCGCTGCATCGCCTGTTGGCGGCGCCGCTGAAG CTGGAGGACTGTGCTCTACAAGTGTCTCCCTCTGGATACTACCTGGACCCTGAGCTTTCTCTGGAAGAGCAGCGGGAGATGCTGGAGGGCTTCTATGAAGAGATCAG CAAAGGGCGAAAGCCTACACTTATCCTGCGTACTCAACTCTCCGTGAGGGTCAATGCCATCTTGG AAAAGTTGTATGGCTCCAGTGGCCCTGAGCTCCGCCGTTCCCTCTTCTCACTAAAGCAGATCTTCCAG GAGGACAAGGACCTGGTGCCTGAATTTGTACACTCAGAGGGGCTGAGTTGCCTGATCCGTGTGGGTGCTGCTGCCGACCACAACTACCAGACCTACATCCTCCGAG cactaGGCCAGCTGATGCTTTTTGTGGATGGGATGCTAGGGGTGGTGGCCCACAGTGAGACTGTACAGTGGCTGTACACACTGTGTGCCAGCATG TCCCGCTTGGTGGTGAAGACAGCCCTGAAGCTGCTGCTGGTGTTTGTGGAATACTCTGAGAACAATGCACCGCTGCTTATCCATGCTGTCAGTTCTGTGGCCAGCTCTACAG gctctcttcCTTGGGCCAATCTGGTGTCCATCCTGGAGGAGAAGAATGGCGCTGACCCTGAGTTGTTGGTGTACACAGTCACCCTCATCAACAAG ACACTGGCAGCACTCCCAGACCAGGACACCTTCTATGATGTGACAGATGCACTGGAGCAGCAAGGCATGGAGGCCCTGGTCCAGCGCCATTTGGGCACCTCGGGTACTGATGTGGACCTGCGCACACAGCTGGTGCTCTATGAG AATGCCCTGCGGTTGGAGGATGGAGACATCGATGAAGCCGCTGCAGGTGGAAGGCGGGAACGCAGAAAGCCCTCTTCAGAGGAGGGCAAGAGGAGCCGCCGATCTCTAGAAGGCGGGAGCTGCCCTTTGCGCTCCACCGAGCCTGG CCCCACGGGCCCTGTCTCTAGCCGCGCAGGCCCCGCCTCACAGAcaggccccacctccagcccctcagACCTGGCCTCAACGGTAATCTCCACCTACTCCACTGGCCCTGCCCTGTCGACAAGCCTGAACTCCAGCCTCGTGGGCCCTGCTTCTGGCCTCCTTACTTCGGTGAACCTCTTTCCTGCCATCTCTGTGGGGCCATCAGCCGACAGCTCCTGCGAGAGGAGCATCTATAA AGCCCGGTTCCTGGAGAATGTGGCAGCAGCAGAAACAGAGAAGCAGGCTGCACTGGCCCAGGGCCGAGCAGAGACACTGGCTGAGGCCATGCTTGATGAGGCTGATGGACACCCAG ATACCCGGGAACTATGGGGCTCCCCAGAACCAGGCCCTGCACCCAGAACACCCCAGAGCCCTGCCCCCCGAAGTCTGCTCCGGGCCCAGCGGAGCCTTGAGCCAGAGCCCAAGGAGCCACTGGCCCCACCAAGCCCCAAGGCTGAGCCCATTCAGGAATTCCCTATCCGTGTACCTAAGCTCTGCATTGGAGACCTGGACTTCTCAGATTTGGGGGAAGATGAAGACGAGGAcatgctgaacatggagactgtggaggctgggaaaggggtcccacccccaccgcccccactgcctgtgctctctggAGGTGgcccacctcctccacccccacctcccccacccatcaAAGGCACActcccaccacctccacctcccaccactccccttcctccctcagcaCCCGATGGTCTAGCCCTCCCCACCAAGAGGAAGACAGTAAAACTCTTCTGGCGGGAGCTAAAGCTGGCTGGGGGTCATGAAGGCTCTGGGAGCCGCTTTGGGCCCTGCCCCACCCTGTGGGCCTCACTGGAACCTGTCTCGGTGGACACAGCCCGGCTGGAACACCTGTTTGAGTCCCGTGCCAAAGATGTGCTGCCTTCCAAG AAAGCTGGTGAGGGCCGCCGGACAATGACCACAGTGCTGGACCCCAAGCGCAGCAACGCTATCAACATTGGCCTAACCACCCTGCCACCTGTGCATGTCATTAAAGCTGCCCTGCTCAACTTTGATGAGTTTGCCGTCAGCAAGGATGGTATTGAG AAACTGCTGACTATGATGCCCACGGAAGAGGAGCGGCAGAAGATTGAGGAGGCCCAGCTGGCCAATCCTGACATACCCCTGGGCCCAGCTGAGAATTTCCTGATGACCCTTGCCTCCATTGGGGGCCTGGCCGCACGTCTACAACTCTGGGCCTTCAAGCTGGACTATGACAGCATGGAACGG GAAATCGCAGAGCCACTATTTGACCTGAAAGTGGGCATGGAACAGCTGGTACAAAATGCCACCTTCCGCTGTATCCTGGCCACCCTGTTGGCTGTGGGCAACTTCCTCAACGGTTCCCAG AGCAGCGGCTTTGAGCTGAGCTACCTGGAGAAGGTGTCAGAGGTGAAGGACACAGTGCGCCGACAGTCACTGCTGCACCATCTCTGTTCCTTGGTTCTCCAGACCCGGCCTGATTCCTCTGACCTCTACTCAGAAATACCCGCCCTGACTCGCTGTGCCAAG GTGGACTTTGAGCAGCTGACTGAGAACCTGGGGCAGCTGGAGCATCGGAGCCGGGCAGCTGAGGAGAGTCTACGGAACTTGGCCAAACACGAGCTGGCCCCAGCCCTGCGTGCCCGCCTCACCCACTTCCTGGCCCAGTGTGGCCGCCGTGTTGCCATGCTGCGGGTAGTACACCGCCGTGTCTGCAACAG GTTCCATGCCTTCCTGTTGTACCTGGGGTACACGGCCCAGGCAGCCCGGGAAGTGCGCATCATGCAGTTCTGCCACACGCTGCGTGAGTTTGCACTGGAGTATCGGACTTGCCGGGAACGGGTGCTACAGCAGCAGCAAAAGCGGGCCACGTACCGTGAGCGCAACAAGACACGGGGCCGCATGATCACTGAGGTAGGTACCTTTTCCAGGTTTGGACTGCCACCCCCGTGgtttccttcccctgctcccagctCACCCTTCTCCCCTCTACAGACAGAAAAGTTCTCAGGTGTGGCTGGGGAAGTCCCCAGCAACCCATCTGTCCCAGTGGCCGTGGGCAGTGGGCCAGGGCGGGGTGATGCTGACAGTCATGCCAGCATGAAGAGTCTGCTGACCAGCAAGCTGGAGGACACCACACATGGCCGCCGCAGCAGAG GAATGGTCCAGAGCACCTCCCCAGTCATGCCTACAGCAATGGGGCCCTCCAATGCACCCCCAGAAGAACCCCCAGTCTCCAATTTACCCAGTGACACTTCAGATGAGATCATGGACCTGCTGGTACAGTCAGTGACCAAGAGCAGTCCTCGTGCCTTAGCTGCTCGGGAGCGCAAGCGGTCCCGTGGCAACCGCAAGTCTT TGAGACGGACGTTGAAGAGCGGGCTCGGAGAGGACCTGGTGCAGGCACTGGGACTGAGCAAGGGTCCTGGCCTGGAGGTGTGA
- the FHOD1 gene encoding FH1/FH2 domain-containing protein 1 isoform X2 has product MAGEEDRGDGDPVSAVTVRVQYLEDTDPFACANFPEPRRAPTCSLDGALPLSTQIPALHRLLAAPLKLEDCALQVSPSGYYLDPELSLEEQREMLEGFYEEISKGRKPTLILRTQLSVRVNAILEKLYGSSGPELRRSLFSLKQIFQEDKDLVPEFVHSEGLSCLIRVGAAADHNYQTYILRALGQLMLFVDGMLGVVAHSETVQWLYTLCASMSRLVVKTALKLLLVFVEYSENNAPLLIHAVSSVASSTGSLPWANLVSILEEKNGADPELLVYTVTLINKTLAALPDQDTFYDVTDALEQQGMEALVQRHLGTSGTDVDLRTQLVLYENALRLEDGDIDEAAAGGRRERRKPSSEEGKRSRRSLEGGSCPLRSTEPGPTGPVSSRAGPASQTGPTSSPSDLASTVISTYSTGPALSTSLNSSLVGPASGLLTSVNLFPAISVGPSADSSCERSIYKARFLENVAAAETEKQAALAQGRAETLAEAMLDEADGHPDTRELWGSPEPGPAPRTPQSPAPRSLLRAQRSLEPEPKEPLAPPSPKAEPIQEFPIRVPKLCIGDLDFSDLGEDEDEDMLNMETVEAGKGVPPPPPPLPVLSGGGPPPPPPPPPPIKGTLPPPPPPTTPLPPSAPDGLALPTKRKTVKLFWRELKLAGGHEGSGSRFGPCPTLWASLEPVSVDTARLEHLFESRAKDVLPSKKAGEGRRTMTTVLDPKRSNAINIGLTTLPPVHVIKAALLNFDEFAVSKDGIEKLLTMMPTEEERQKIEEAQLANPDIPLGPAENFLMTLASIGGLAARLQLWAFKLDYDSMEREIAEPLFDLKVGMEQLVQNATFRCILATLLAVGNFLNGSQSSGFELSYLEKVSEVKDTVRRQSLLHHLCSLVLQTRPDSSDLYSEIPALTRCAKVDFEQLTENLGQLEHRSRAAEESLRNLAKHELAPALRARLTHFLAQCGRRVAMLRVVHRRVCNRFHAFLLYLGYTAQAAREVRIMQFCHTLREFALEYRTCRERVLQQQQKRATYRERNKTRGRMITETEKFSGVAGEVPSNPSVPVAVGSGPGRGDADSHASMKSLLTSKLEDTTHGRRSRGMVQSTSPVMPTAMGPSNAPPEEPPVSNLPSDTSDEIMDLLVQSVTKSSPRALAARERKRSRGNRKSLRRTLKSGLGEDLVQALGLSKGPGLEV; this is encoded by the exons ATGGCGGGCGAGGAAGACCGCGGAGATGGGGACCCGGTATCAGCGGTGACCGTGCGGGTGCAGTACTTGGAGGACACCGACCCCTTCGCATGTGCCAACTTCCCGGAGCCGCGCCGAGCCCCCACCTGTAGCCTGGACGGGGCACTGCCCCTGAGTACGCAGATACCCGCGCTGCATCGCCTGTTGGCGGCGCCGCTGAAG CTGGAGGACTGTGCTCTACAAGTGTCTCCCTCTGGATACTACCTGGACCCTGAGCTTTCTCTGGAAGAGCAGCGGGAGATGCTGGAGGGCTTCTATGAAGAGATCAG CAAAGGGCGAAAGCCTACACTTATCCTGCGTACTCAACTCTCCGTGAGGGTCAATGCCATCTTGG AAAAGTTGTATGGCTCCAGTGGCCCTGAGCTCCGCCGTTCCCTCTTCTCACTAAAGCAGATCTTCCAG GAGGACAAGGACCTGGTGCCTGAATTTGTACACTCAGAGGGGCTGAGTTGCCTGATCCGTGTGGGTGCTGCTGCCGACCACAACTACCAGACCTACATCCTCCGAG cactaGGCCAGCTGATGCTTTTTGTGGATGGGATGCTAGGGGTGGTGGCCCACAGTGAGACTGTACAGTGGCTGTACACACTGTGTGCCAGCATG TCCCGCTTGGTGGTGAAGACAGCCCTGAAGCTGCTGCTGGTGTTTGTGGAATACTCTGAGAACAATGCACCGCTGCTTATCCATGCTGTCAGTTCTGTGGCCAGCTCTACAG gctctcttcCTTGGGCCAATCTGGTGTCCATCCTGGAGGAGAAGAATGGCGCTGACCCTGAGTTGTTGGTGTACACAGTCACCCTCATCAACAAG ACACTGGCAGCACTCCCAGACCAGGACACCTTCTATGATGTGACAGATGCACTGGAGCAGCAAGGCATGGAGGCCCTGGTCCAGCGCCATTTGGGCACCTCGGGTACTGATGTGGACCTGCGCACACAGCTGGTGCTCTATGAG AATGCCCTGCGGTTGGAGGATGGAGACATCGATGAAGCCGCTGCAGGTGGAAGGCGGGAACGCAGAAAGCCCTCTTCAGAGGAGGGCAAGAGGAGCCGCCGATCTCTAGAAGGCGGGAGCTGCCCTTTGCGCTCCACCGAGCCTGG CCCCACGGGCCCTGTCTCTAGCCGCGCAGGCCCCGCCTCACAGAcaggccccacctccagcccctcagACCTGGCCTCAACGGTAATCTCCACCTACTCCACTGGCCCTGCCCTGTCGACAAGCCTGAACTCCAGCCTCGTGGGCCCTGCTTCTGGCCTCCTTACTTCGGTGAACCTCTTTCCTGCCATCTCTGTGGGGCCATCAGCCGACAGCTCCTGCGAGAGGAGCATCTATAA AGCCCGGTTCCTGGAGAATGTGGCAGCAGCAGAAACAGAGAAGCAGGCTGCACTGGCCCAGGGCCGAGCAGAGACACTGGCTGAGGCCATGCTTGATGAGGCTGATGGACACCCAG ATACCCGGGAACTATGGGGCTCCCCAGAACCAGGCCCTGCACCCAGAACACCCCAGAGCCCTGCCCCCCGAAGTCTGCTCCGGGCCCAGCGGAGCCTTGAGCCAGAGCCCAAGGAGCCACTGGCCCCACCAAGCCCCAAGGCTGAGCCCATTCAGGAATTCCCTATCCGTGTACCTAAGCTCTGCATTGGAGACCTGGACTTCTCAGATTTGGGGGAAGATGAAGACGAGGAcatgctgaacatggagactgtggaggctgggaaaggggtcccacccccaccgcccccactgcctgtgctctctggAGGTGgcccacctcctccacccccacctcccccacccatcaAAGGCACActcccaccacctccacctcccaccactccccttcctccctcagcaCCCGATGGTCTAGCCCTCCCCACCAAGAGGAAGACAGTAAAACTCTTCTGGCGGGAGCTAAAGCTGGCTGGGGGTCATGAAGGCTCTGGGAGCCGCTTTGGGCCCTGCCCCACCCTGTGGGCCTCACTGGAACCTGTCTCGGTGGACACAGCCCGGCTGGAACACCTGTTTGAGTCCCGTGCCAAAGATGTGCTGCCTTCCAAG AAAGCTGGTGAGGGCCGCCGGACAATGACCACAGTGCTGGACCCCAAGCGCAGCAACGCTATCAACATTGGCCTAACCACCCTGCCACCTGTGCATGTCATTAAAGCTGCCCTGCTCAACTTTGATGAGTTTGCCGTCAGCAAGGATGGTATTGAG AAACTGCTGACTATGATGCCCACGGAAGAGGAGCGGCAGAAGATTGAGGAGGCCCAGCTGGCCAATCCTGACATACCCCTGGGCCCAGCTGAGAATTTCCTGATGACCCTTGCCTCCATTGGGGGCCTGGCCGCACGTCTACAACTCTGGGCCTTCAAGCTGGACTATGACAGCATGGAACGG GAAATCGCAGAGCCACTATTTGACCTGAAAGTGGGCATGGAACAGCTGGTACAAAATGCCACCTTCCGCTGTATCCTGGCCACCCTGTTGGCTGTGGGCAACTTCCTCAACGGTTCCCAG AGCAGCGGCTTTGAGCTGAGCTACCTGGAGAAGGTGTCAGAGGTGAAGGACACAGTGCGCCGACAGTCACTGCTGCACCATCTCTGTTCCTTGGTTCTCCAGACCCGGCCTGATTCCTCTGACCTCTACTCAGAAATACCCGCCCTGACTCGCTGTGCCAAG GTGGACTTTGAGCAGCTGACTGAGAACCTGGGGCAGCTGGAGCATCGGAGCCGGGCAGCTGAGGAGAGTCTACGGAACTTGGCCAAACACGAGCTGGCCCCAGCCCTGCGTGCCCGCCTCACCCACTTCCTGGCCCAGTGTGGCCGCCGTGTTGCCATGCTGCGGGTAGTACACCGCCGTGTCTGCAACAG GTTCCATGCCTTCCTGTTGTACCTGGGGTACACGGCCCAGGCAGCCCGGGAAGTGCGCATCATGCAGTTCTGCCACACGCTGCGTGAGTTTGCACTGGAGTATCGGACTTGCCGGGAACGGGTGCTACAGCAGCAGCAAAAGCGGGCCACGTACCGTGAGCGCAACAAGACACGGGGCCGCATGATCACTGAG ACAGAAAAGTTCTCAGGTGTGGCTGGGGAAGTCCCCAGCAACCCATCTGTCCCAGTGGCCGTGGGCAGTGGGCCAGGGCGGGGTGATGCTGACAGTCATGCCAGCATGAAGAGTCTGCTGACCAGCAAGCTGGAGGACACCACACATGGCCGCCGCAGCAGAG GAATGGTCCAGAGCACCTCCCCAGTCATGCCTACAGCAATGGGGCCCTCCAATGCACCCCCAGAAGAACCCCCAGTCTCCAATTTACCCAGTGACACTTCAGATGAGATCATGGACCTGCTGGTACAGTCAGTGACCAAGAGCAGTCCTCGTGCCTTAGCTGCTCGGGAGCGCAAGCGGTCCCGTGGCAACCGCAAGTCTT TGAGACGGACGTTGAAGAGCGGGCTCGGAGAGGACCTGGTGCAGGCACTGGGACTGAGCAAGGGTCCTGGCCTGGAGGTGTGA
- the FHOD1 gene encoding FH1/FH2 domain-containing protein 1 isoform X3: MPSWEDKDLVPEFVHSEGLSCLIRVGAAADHNYQTYILRALGQLMLFVDGMLGVVAHSETVQWLYTLCASMSRLVVKTALKLLLVFVEYSENNAPLLIHAVSSVASSTGSLPWANLVSILEEKNGADPELLVYTVTLINKTLAALPDQDTFYDVTDALEQQGMEALVQRHLGTSGTDVDLRTQLVLYENALRLEDGDIDEAAAGGRRERRKPSSEEGKRSRRSLEGGSCPLRSTEPGPTGPVSSRAGPASQTGPTSSPSDLASTVISTYSTGPALSTSLNSSLVGPASGLLTSVNLFPAISVGPSADSSCERSIYKARFLENVAAAETEKQAALAQGRAETLAEAMLDEADGHPDTRELWGSPEPGPAPRTPQSPAPRSLLRAQRSLEPEPKEPLAPPSPKAEPIQEFPIRVPKLCIGDLDFSDLGEDEDEDMLNMETVEAGKGVPPPPPPLPVLSGGGPPPPPPPPPPIKGTLPPPPPPTTPLPPSAPDGLALPTKRKTVKLFWRELKLAGGHEGSGSRFGPCPTLWASLEPVSVDTARLEHLFESRAKDVLPSKKAGEGRRTMTTVLDPKRSNAINIGLTTLPPVHVIKAALLNFDEFAVSKDGIEKLLTMMPTEEERQKIEEAQLANPDIPLGPAENFLMTLASIGGLAARLQLWAFKLDYDSMEREIAEPLFDLKVGMEQLVQNATFRCILATLLAVGNFLNGSQSSGFELSYLEKVSEVKDTVRRQSLLHHLCSLVLQTRPDSSDLYSEIPALTRCAKVDFEQLTENLGQLEHRSRAAEESLRNLAKHELAPALRARLTHFLAQCGRRVAMLRVVHRRVCNRFHAFLLYLGYTAQAAREVRIMQFCHTLREFALEYRTCRERVLQQQQKRATYRERNKTRGRMITEVGTFSRFGLPPPWFPSPAPSSPFSPLQTEKFSGVAGEVPSNPSVPVAVGSGPGRGDADSHASMKSLLTSKLEDTTHGRRSRGMVQSTSPVMPTAMGPSNAPPEEPPVSNLPSDTSDEIMDLLVQSVTKSSPRALAARERKRSRGNRKSLRRTLKSGLGEDLVQALGLSKGPGLEV; the protein is encoded by the exons ATGCCATCTTGG GAGGACAAGGACCTGGTGCCTGAATTTGTACACTCAGAGGGGCTGAGTTGCCTGATCCGTGTGGGTGCTGCTGCCGACCACAACTACCAGACCTACATCCTCCGAG cactaGGCCAGCTGATGCTTTTTGTGGATGGGATGCTAGGGGTGGTGGCCCACAGTGAGACTGTACAGTGGCTGTACACACTGTGTGCCAGCATG TCCCGCTTGGTGGTGAAGACAGCCCTGAAGCTGCTGCTGGTGTTTGTGGAATACTCTGAGAACAATGCACCGCTGCTTATCCATGCTGTCAGTTCTGTGGCCAGCTCTACAG gctctcttcCTTGGGCCAATCTGGTGTCCATCCTGGAGGAGAAGAATGGCGCTGACCCTGAGTTGTTGGTGTACACAGTCACCCTCATCAACAAG ACACTGGCAGCACTCCCAGACCAGGACACCTTCTATGATGTGACAGATGCACTGGAGCAGCAAGGCATGGAGGCCCTGGTCCAGCGCCATTTGGGCACCTCGGGTACTGATGTGGACCTGCGCACACAGCTGGTGCTCTATGAG AATGCCCTGCGGTTGGAGGATGGAGACATCGATGAAGCCGCTGCAGGTGGAAGGCGGGAACGCAGAAAGCCCTCTTCAGAGGAGGGCAAGAGGAGCCGCCGATCTCTAGAAGGCGGGAGCTGCCCTTTGCGCTCCACCGAGCCTGG CCCCACGGGCCCTGTCTCTAGCCGCGCAGGCCCCGCCTCACAGAcaggccccacctccagcccctcagACCTGGCCTCAACGGTAATCTCCACCTACTCCACTGGCCCTGCCCTGTCGACAAGCCTGAACTCCAGCCTCGTGGGCCCTGCTTCTGGCCTCCTTACTTCGGTGAACCTCTTTCCTGCCATCTCTGTGGGGCCATCAGCCGACAGCTCCTGCGAGAGGAGCATCTATAA AGCCCGGTTCCTGGAGAATGTGGCAGCAGCAGAAACAGAGAAGCAGGCTGCACTGGCCCAGGGCCGAGCAGAGACACTGGCTGAGGCCATGCTTGATGAGGCTGATGGACACCCAG ATACCCGGGAACTATGGGGCTCCCCAGAACCAGGCCCTGCACCCAGAACACCCCAGAGCCCTGCCCCCCGAAGTCTGCTCCGGGCCCAGCGGAGCCTTGAGCCAGAGCCCAAGGAGCCACTGGCCCCACCAAGCCCCAAGGCTGAGCCCATTCAGGAATTCCCTATCCGTGTACCTAAGCTCTGCATTGGAGACCTGGACTTCTCAGATTTGGGGGAAGATGAAGACGAGGAcatgctgaacatggagactgtggaggctgggaaaggggtcccacccccaccgcccccactgcctgtgctctctggAGGTGgcccacctcctccacccccacctcccccacccatcaAAGGCACActcccaccacctccacctcccaccactccccttcctccctcagcaCCCGATGGTCTAGCCCTCCCCACCAAGAGGAAGACAGTAAAACTCTTCTGGCGGGAGCTAAAGCTGGCTGGGGGTCATGAAGGCTCTGGGAGCCGCTTTGGGCCCTGCCCCACCCTGTGGGCCTCACTGGAACCTGTCTCGGTGGACACAGCCCGGCTGGAACACCTGTTTGAGTCCCGTGCCAAAGATGTGCTGCCTTCCAAG AAAGCTGGTGAGGGCCGCCGGACAATGACCACAGTGCTGGACCCCAAGCGCAGCAACGCTATCAACATTGGCCTAACCACCCTGCCACCTGTGCATGTCATTAAAGCTGCCCTGCTCAACTTTGATGAGTTTGCCGTCAGCAAGGATGGTATTGAG AAACTGCTGACTATGATGCCCACGGAAGAGGAGCGGCAGAAGATTGAGGAGGCCCAGCTGGCCAATCCTGACATACCCCTGGGCCCAGCTGAGAATTTCCTGATGACCCTTGCCTCCATTGGGGGCCTGGCCGCACGTCTACAACTCTGGGCCTTCAAGCTGGACTATGACAGCATGGAACGG GAAATCGCAGAGCCACTATTTGACCTGAAAGTGGGCATGGAACAGCTGGTACAAAATGCCACCTTCCGCTGTATCCTGGCCACCCTGTTGGCTGTGGGCAACTTCCTCAACGGTTCCCAG AGCAGCGGCTTTGAGCTGAGCTACCTGGAGAAGGTGTCAGAGGTGAAGGACACAGTGCGCCGACAGTCACTGCTGCACCATCTCTGTTCCTTGGTTCTCCAGACCCGGCCTGATTCCTCTGACCTCTACTCAGAAATACCCGCCCTGACTCGCTGTGCCAAG GTGGACTTTGAGCAGCTGACTGAGAACCTGGGGCAGCTGGAGCATCGGAGCCGGGCAGCTGAGGAGAGTCTACGGAACTTGGCCAAACACGAGCTGGCCCCAGCCCTGCGTGCCCGCCTCACCCACTTCCTGGCCCAGTGTGGCCGCCGTGTTGCCATGCTGCGGGTAGTACACCGCCGTGTCTGCAACAG GTTCCATGCCTTCCTGTTGTACCTGGGGTACACGGCCCAGGCAGCCCGGGAAGTGCGCATCATGCAGTTCTGCCACACGCTGCGTGAGTTTGCACTGGAGTATCGGACTTGCCGGGAACGGGTGCTACAGCAGCAGCAAAAGCGGGCCACGTACCGTGAGCGCAACAAGACACGGGGCCGCATGATCACTGAGGTAGGTACCTTTTCCAGGTTTGGACTGCCACCCCCGTGgtttccttcccctgctcccagctCACCCTTCTCCCCTCTACAGACAGAAAAGTTCTCAGGTGTGGCTGGGGAAGTCCCCAGCAACCCATCTGTCCCAGTGGCCGTGGGCAGTGGGCCAGGGCGGGGTGATGCTGACAGTCATGCCAGCATGAAGAGTCTGCTGACCAGCAAGCTGGAGGACACCACACATGGCCGCCGCAGCAGAG GAATGGTCCAGAGCACCTCCCCAGTCATGCCTACAGCAATGGGGCCCTCCAATGCACCCCCAGAAGAACCCCCAGTCTCCAATTTACCCAGTGACACTTCAGATGAGATCATGGACCTGCTGGTACAGTCAGTGACCAAGAGCAGTCCTCGTGCCTTAGCTGCTCGGGAGCGCAAGCGGTCCCGTGGCAACCGCAAGTCTT TGAGACGGACGTTGAAGAGCGGGCTCGGAGAGGACCTGGTGCAGGCACTGGGACTGAGCAAGGGTCCTGGCCTGGAGGTGTGA